One window of Elaeis guineensis isolate ETL-2024a chromosome 11, EG11, whole genome shotgun sequence genomic DNA carries:
- the LOC105054011 gene encoding uncharacterized protein — MAEKLAPDKRHSFVHNGQKVFEWDQTLEEVNVYLDLPPNVPKKLFYCKIQSQHIEVGIRGNPPYLNHDLACPVKTDSSFWTLEDGTMHVTLQKRDKGHTWSSPILGQGVLDPYSVDVEQKRLMLQRFQEENPGFDFSQAQFTGTCPDPRTFMGGIRSD, encoded by the exons ATGGCGGAGAAGTTGGCACCGGACAAGCGACACAGTTTTGTCCACAACG GGCAGAAGGTGTTCGAATGGGATCAAACCTTGGAGGAGGTTAACGTCTACCTCGATCTCCCCCCGAATGTCCCGAAGAAGCTATTCTATTGCAAGATCCAGTCGCAGCACATCGAAGTCGGCATCAGAGGCAACCCCCCTTATCTCAAC CATGATCTCGCCTGCCCCGTAAAGACTGATTCGTCGTTTTGGACGCTTG AGGATGGGACAATGCATGTGACACTGCAGAAGAGAGACAAAGGGCACACGTGGTCATCTCCAATACTCGGTCAGGGTGTCCTAGATCCTTATTCAGTGGATGTTGAACAGAAGCGCCTTATGCTGCAGAGGTTCCAAGAAGAG AATCCAGGATTTGATTTCTCTCAGGCTCAGTTCACGGGAACCTGCCCTGACCCCAGGACCTTCATGGGTGGGATACGATCTGACTGA